One Drosophila willistoni isolate 14030-0811.24 chromosome 2R unlocalized genomic scaffold, UCI_dwil_1.1 Seg167, whole genome shotgun sequence DNA segment encodes these proteins:
- the LOC6651863 gene encoding cGMP-dependent protein kinase 1 isoform X1 — translation MACFPRLFHHRSKNKFTPAQDGNTDTILNTQDSPVQIGLYIRRDETPLYSPILTPSTSEAQLQRLKQQSTSHASSSSASSSPTLPEAVPQNGSPQTTTTTQTKKFRSNKSKLRERTEQTSTTTTTTTNGQREEQTAVSVNGNAINVTRSNSKLRPVKERRPTALPTEAPQVNVETADSDTEADAEAEAGAEEDVVDGMSKLKVNVNGIIDESVYADDDVTTPASTTSSSLQANVKFFIGHTQDLNTDQTDDTLSWQSSDANNNNSSSKSKLANGTLPQDSLGLGLGLGQQHGLLAPPSPLKSSNSSVSLNYQAKCNGGQTSAATSPNLAHNQRRRVSTMPDINIPPAPPLPAELLVPGTPLHLRKKRSAEQRRQQQADASNASNSQDQIPTQERKRSTSSSERRDSSSSTTTKVHRVDGGIIYARPNLPVQKDIEIEFNAKDEASRNLIHKAIERNDFLNNLMDKERKEMVINAMAPASYKKNSYIIHEHEEGSEIYVSAEGQYDVIRAGQNIGNFGPATVFGELAILYNAPRQATIKAATDAQVWKIARETFRAIMQISGSREREENLQFLRSAPFLQELDDNLLNKVVDLLQRKFYETDKCIVREGELGNEFYIIRCGTVTIKKKDENKVEQIVAKRKRGDYFGEQALMNADVRQASVYADAPGTEVLKLDREAFISYLGTIRQLQEKPNERNDSQGRSSNKSAEFDNEYAQIAISDLKKIATLGAGAFGRVDLVTHGQRQQVFALKIIKKIEVVKQDQIEHVYNEKNVMIKCRDSPFIVQLYRTYRNDKFVYFLMEACMGGDVWTVMSKRQYFDEKTAKFIAGCVVEAFDFLHSHNFIYRDLKPENLMLGTDGYCKLVDFGFAKYVRPNEKTNTFAGTPEYVAPEIILDRGHDRSVDYWALGILIYELLVGKTPFRGVNQIKIYQQILSGIDVIHMPGRIPKPAQNLVRHLCKQLPAERLGYQRKGIADIKKHNWFDSLDWQRLKLKQLTSPIKRALKSATDLQYFGPSGVENDYEPPEELSGWDKDF, via the exons CAAATTGGCCTTTACATACGACGGGATGAGACACCGTTATATTCGCCCATTTTGACGCCCAGTACCAGTGAG GCTCAACTGCAACGCCTAAAACAACAATCAACAAGCCACGCCTCCTCATCTTCCGCCTCATCGTCACCCACACTTCCCGAGGCTGTGCCCCAAAACGGCAGCccgcagacgacgacgaccacACAGACAAAGAAGTTTCGCTCGAACAAGAGTAAGCTGAGAGAGCGGACGGAGCAGACGTCgaccacgacgacgacgacgacaaatgGCCAGCGGGAGGAGCAGACAGCGGTGTCTGTCAATGGCAATGCAATTAATGTCACACGTTCCAATTCAAAACTAAGACCAGTCAAAGAACGTCGCCCAACAGCTTTGCCCACAGAAGCGCCCCAAGTAAATGTGGAAACTGCTGACTCCGATACGGAAGCGGACGCGGAGGCGGAGGCGGGGGCGGAGGAGGATGTTGTCGATGGCATGTCAAAGCTCAAAGTGAATGTGAATGGCATAATTGATGAGAGCGTCTATGCTGACGATGACGTCACAACTCcagcatcaacaacatcaTCGTCATTGCAGGCAAATGTAAAGTTTTTCATTGGTCATACACAGGATCTAAACACAGACCAGACAGATGACACTTTGTCCTGGCAAAGCAGCGAtgcgaacaacaacaacagcagcagcaaaagcaaactgGCAAATGGCACATTGCCACAAGATTCCCTGGGACTGGGGCTGGGACTGGGACAACAACATGGACTACTCGCTCCACCTTCACCGCTGAAAAGCTCCAACTCCAGTGTGTCACTCAATTATCAGGCAAAGTGCAATGGTGGCCAGACATCAGCAGCAACCAGTCCCAACCTGGCGCATAACCAACGACGACGTGTGTCCACAATGCCCGATATTAACATACCACCAGCGCCGCCACTGCCAGCAGAGCTTCTTGTACCCGGAACTCCTCTTCACTTGCGCAAGAAACGAAGCGCCGAACAACGCCGCCAACAACAGGCAGATGCATCGAATGCCTCGAATAGCCAA GATCAAATTCCCACACAAGAAAGAAAACGGAGCACCAGCAGCAGTGAAAGGAGAGACAGTTCAAGCTCCACAACGACAAAAGTTCATCGTGTGGATGGAGGTATCATCTATGCGCGACCGAATTTGCCCGTGCAAAAGGACATTGAAATCGAATTTAATGCAAAGGATGAAGC CTCACGCAATCTCATACACAAGGCCATCGAACGCAATGATTTCCTTAATAATCTTATGGACAAGGAACGCAAAGAGATGGTTATCAATGCCATGGCGCCGGCTAGCTACAAGAAGAATAGTTATATCATTCACGAGCATGAGGAGGGCTCCGAGATATATGTATCAGCGGAGGGTCAATACGATGTGATACGAGCCGGACAGAATATTGGCAATTTCGGACCAGCCACCGTCTTCGGTGAATTAGCCATACTCTACAATGCGCCCAGACAGGCCACCATCAAGG CTGCAACGGATGCACAAGTGTGGAAAATAGCACGTGAAACTTTTCGAGCTATTATGCAAATTTCTGGCTCACGGGAAAGGGAAGagaatttgcaatttttacgTTCTGCTCCATTCTTACAGGAACTGGACGACAACTTGCTTAACAAAGTTGTGGATCTTTTGCAAAGA AAATTCTACGAGACTGACAAATGTATTGTACGAGAGGGAGAATTGGGCAATGAATTCTACATCATACGCTGCGGTACAGTCACCATTAAGAAGAAGGACGAAAACAAAGTCGAACAGATTGTGGCGAAACGCAAACGTGGCGATTATTTTGGCGAGCAGGCTTTAATGAATGCCGATGTAAGACAGGCCAGCGTCTACGCAGACGCCCCTGGCACGGAGGTTCTTAAACTGGACAGAGA AGCCTTCATTAGCTATTTGGGTACGATTAGGCAACTGCAAGAGAAACCCAACGAACGAAATGATTCTCAAGGACGTTCGAGTAACAAAAGTGCTGAATTCGATAATGAATATGCACAGATTGCCATCTCAGACCTAAAGAAGATAGCCACATTGGGTGCTGGGGCCTTTGGTCGAGTGGATTTGGTTACCCATGGACAGCGTCAACAAGTCTTTGCCCTTAAGATTATCAAAAAGATCGAGGTGGTCAAGCAGGATCAAATCGAGCATGTATATAATGAGAAAAATGTCATGATCAAGTGTCGGGATTCACCTTTTATAGTGCA ACTCTATCGCACGTATCGCAAtgataaatttgtatatttcctTATGGAAGCCTGCATGGGTGGCGATGTGTGGACGGTCATGTCTAAGCGTCAATATTTTGATGAGAAAACTGCCAAATTTATTGCCGGCTGTGTGGTGGAAGCATTTGATTTTCTGCATTCGCACAATTTCATCTACAGGGATCTGAAGCCGGAGAATTTAATGCTAGGCACAGATGGCTATTGCAAGCTG GTGGACTTTGGTTTCGCCAAGTATGTTAGACCCAATGAGAAGACAAATACTTTTGCTGGCACTCCCGAGTATGTGGCACCTGAGATCATTTTGGATCGTGGTCATGATCGCTCTGTGGACTACTGGGCTTTAGGTATACTAATCTATGAACTTTTGGTGGGCAAGACACCCTTTCGGGGTGTCAATCAGATCAAAATCTATCAGCAAATTCTGAGTGGCATTGATGTGATTCACATGCCCGGACGTATACCAAAACCAGCTCAGAATTTGGTTAGACATTTGTGCAAACAATTGCCGGCCGAACGTTTGGGTTATCAACGCAAAGGAATTGCCGATATCAAGAAGCACAATTGGTTCGATAGTTTAGATTGGCAGCGTCTGAAGCTGAAACAATTGACATCGCCCATCAAGAGAGCCCTGAAGAGTGCCACCGACTTGCAGTATTTCGGGCCCTCTGGGGTAGAGAATGATTATGAACCGCCCGAGGAGCTTAGCGGTTGGGATAAGGACTTTTAG
- the LOC6651863 gene encoding cGMP-dependent protein kinase 1 isoform X2 yields the protein MACFPRLFHHRSKNKFTPAQDGNTDTILNTQDSPVQIGLYIRRDETPLYSPILTPSTSEDLNTDQTDDTLSWQSSDANNNNSSSKSKLANGTLPQDSLGLGLGLGQQHGLLAPPSPLKSSNSSVSLNYQAKCNGGQTSAATSPNLAHNQRRRVSTMPDINIPPAPPLPAELLVPGTPLHLRKKRSAEQRRQQQADASNASNSQDQIPTQERKRSTSSSERRDSSSSTTTKVHRVDGGIIYARPNLPVQKDIEIEFNAKDEASRNLIHKAIERNDFLNNLMDKERKEMVINAMAPASYKKNSYIIHEHEEGSEIYVSAEGQYDVIRAGQNIGNFGPATVFGELAILYNAPRQATIKAATDAQVWKIARETFRAIMQISGSREREENLQFLRSAPFLQELDDNLLNKVVDLLQRKFYETDKCIVREGELGNEFYIIRCGTVTIKKKDENKVEQIVAKRKRGDYFGEQALMNADVRQASVYADAPGTEVLKLDREAFISYLGTIRQLQEKPNERNDSQGRSSNKSAEFDNEYAQIAISDLKKIATLGAGAFGRVDLVTHGQRQQVFALKIIKKIEVVKQDQIEHVYNEKNVMIKCRDSPFIVQLYRTYRNDKFVYFLMEACMGGDVWTVMSKRQYFDEKTAKFIAGCVVEAFDFLHSHNFIYRDLKPENLMLGTDGYCKLVDFGFAKYVRPNEKTNTFAGTPEYVAPEIILDRGHDRSVDYWALGILIYELLVGKTPFRGVNQIKIYQQILSGIDVIHMPGRIPKPAQNLVRHLCKQLPAERLGYQRKGIADIKKHNWFDSLDWQRLKLKQLTSPIKRALKSATDLQYFGPSGVENDYEPPEELSGWDKDF from the exons CAAATTGGCCTTTACATACGACGGGATGAGACACCGTTATATTCGCCCATTTTGACGCCCAGTACCAGTGAG GATCTAAACACAGACCAGACAGATGACACTTTGTCCTGGCAAAGCAGCGAtgcgaacaacaacaacagcagcagcaaaagcaaactgGCAAATGGCACATTGCCACAAGATTCCCTGGGACTGGGGCTGGGACTGGGACAACAACATGGACTACTCGCTCCACCTTCACCGCTGAAAAGCTCCAACTCCAGTGTGTCACTCAATTATCAGGCAAAGTGCAATGGTGGCCAGACATCAGCAGCAACCAGTCCCAACCTGGCGCATAACCAACGACGACGTGTGTCCACAATGCCCGATATTAACATACCACCAGCGCCGCCACTGCCAGCAGAGCTTCTTGTACCCGGAACTCCTCTTCACTTGCGCAAGAAACGAAGCGCCGAACAACGCCGCCAACAACAGGCAGATGCATCGAATGCCTCGAATAGCCAA GATCAAATTCCCACACAAGAAAGAAAACGGAGCACCAGCAGCAGTGAAAGGAGAGACAGTTCAAGCTCCACAACGACAAAAGTTCATCGTGTGGATGGAGGTATCATCTATGCGCGACCGAATTTGCCCGTGCAAAAGGACATTGAAATCGAATTTAATGCAAAGGATGAAGC CTCACGCAATCTCATACACAAGGCCATCGAACGCAATGATTTCCTTAATAATCTTATGGACAAGGAACGCAAAGAGATGGTTATCAATGCCATGGCGCCGGCTAGCTACAAGAAGAATAGTTATATCATTCACGAGCATGAGGAGGGCTCCGAGATATATGTATCAGCGGAGGGTCAATACGATGTGATACGAGCCGGACAGAATATTGGCAATTTCGGACCAGCCACCGTCTTCGGTGAATTAGCCATACTCTACAATGCGCCCAGACAGGCCACCATCAAGG CTGCAACGGATGCACAAGTGTGGAAAATAGCACGTGAAACTTTTCGAGCTATTATGCAAATTTCTGGCTCACGGGAAAGGGAAGagaatttgcaatttttacgTTCTGCTCCATTCTTACAGGAACTGGACGACAACTTGCTTAACAAAGTTGTGGATCTTTTGCAAAGA AAATTCTACGAGACTGACAAATGTATTGTACGAGAGGGAGAATTGGGCAATGAATTCTACATCATACGCTGCGGTACAGTCACCATTAAGAAGAAGGACGAAAACAAAGTCGAACAGATTGTGGCGAAACGCAAACGTGGCGATTATTTTGGCGAGCAGGCTTTAATGAATGCCGATGTAAGACAGGCCAGCGTCTACGCAGACGCCCCTGGCACGGAGGTTCTTAAACTGGACAGAGA AGCCTTCATTAGCTATTTGGGTACGATTAGGCAACTGCAAGAGAAACCCAACGAACGAAATGATTCTCAAGGACGTTCGAGTAACAAAAGTGCTGAATTCGATAATGAATATGCACAGATTGCCATCTCAGACCTAAAGAAGATAGCCACATTGGGTGCTGGGGCCTTTGGTCGAGTGGATTTGGTTACCCATGGACAGCGTCAACAAGTCTTTGCCCTTAAGATTATCAAAAAGATCGAGGTGGTCAAGCAGGATCAAATCGAGCATGTATATAATGAGAAAAATGTCATGATCAAGTGTCGGGATTCACCTTTTATAGTGCA ACTCTATCGCACGTATCGCAAtgataaatttgtatatttcctTATGGAAGCCTGCATGGGTGGCGATGTGTGGACGGTCATGTCTAAGCGTCAATATTTTGATGAGAAAACTGCCAAATTTATTGCCGGCTGTGTGGTGGAAGCATTTGATTTTCTGCATTCGCACAATTTCATCTACAGGGATCTGAAGCCGGAGAATTTAATGCTAGGCACAGATGGCTATTGCAAGCTG GTGGACTTTGGTTTCGCCAAGTATGTTAGACCCAATGAGAAGACAAATACTTTTGCTGGCACTCCCGAGTATGTGGCACCTGAGATCATTTTGGATCGTGGTCATGATCGCTCTGTGGACTACTGGGCTTTAGGTATACTAATCTATGAACTTTTGGTGGGCAAGACACCCTTTCGGGGTGTCAATCAGATCAAAATCTATCAGCAAATTCTGAGTGGCATTGATGTGATTCACATGCCCGGACGTATACCAAAACCAGCTCAGAATTTGGTTAGACATTTGTGCAAACAATTGCCGGCCGAACGTTTGGGTTATCAACGCAAAGGAATTGCCGATATCAAGAAGCACAATTGGTTCGATAGTTTAGATTGGCAGCGTCTGAAGCTGAAACAATTGACATCGCCCATCAAGAGAGCCCTGAAGAGTGCCACCGACTTGCAGTATTTCGGGCCCTCTGGGGTAGAGAATGATTATGAACCGCCCGAGGAGCTTAGCGGTTGGGATAAGGACTTTTAG